A region of Candidatus Nezhaarchaeota archaeon DNA encodes the following proteins:
- a CDS encoding YHS domain-containing protein, producing the protein MVKDPVCGMDVDERKSKFKSEYRGKTYYFCCKPCKDAFDRNPSKYLSGQA; encoded by the coding sequence ATGGTTAAAGACCCGGTTTGCGGGATGGATGTTGATGAAAGGAAATCCAAGTTTAAGTCGGAGTATAGGGGTAAAACCTACTACTTCTGTTGCAAACCATGCAAAGATGCCTTCGATAGAAATCCAAGTAAATATTTAAGTGGGCAAGCATAG
- a CDS encoding Coenzyme F420 hydrogenase/dehydrogenase, beta subunit C-terminal domain: MSLRTLGFNDLVSTVILRGLCVKCGLCVSSCPLNSLIMTDYGPLRVAPCRNCEACYYGCPRSPAFSHDALEASIGTKAGGLGNYFVAVSTRSTLTSTNGRMQQSHVLLTLLLYALENGIIDSMILPGENRYQKWRPTPILVSNRDWLINAIESRGEYIKVEYGDALHLSMRYTNAPLLSLLKPAVYSYEFSRVAVVGPPCQTTAARNVKVKREAATKLGDKIALIIGVFCMGAFPYLGIAEYMKSKGIELSKITKFDIKEGKFKAYIGDVEVLSEPVNEVKNLTNKPCELCRDLTGLYTDISIGTLGSLPGWVSVIARTKVGVEVLNGAIEAGYLEAKDIGKGIEMIMTVARRKAQAAPLL; encoded by the coding sequence ATGAGTTTGAGGACTCTCGGATTCAATGACCTAGTGTCTACTGTGATATTGAGGGGTCTATGTGTTAAGTGTGGTTTATGTGTCTCATCATGTCCTTTAAACTCACTAATCATGACGGACTATGGCCCTCTAAGAGTGGCACCATGCAGGAATTGTGAAGCTTGTTATTATGGCTGTCCTCGTAGTCCAGCTTTTTCACATGACGCGCTTGAAGCTTCCATAGGCACAAAAGCGGGAGGTTTAGGGAATTATTTTGTAGCTGTATCTACGAGATCCACTTTAACCAGTACTAATGGTAGGATGCAGCAGAGTCACGTACTACTTACACTTCTACTCTATGCTTTAGAGAATGGTATCATAGATTCAATGATTCTACCCGGTGAAAATCGATATCAGAAGTGGAGGCCAACCCCTATCCTAGTATCTAATAGAGATTGGCTTATAAACGCGATTGAATCTAGAGGTGAGTACATCAAGGTTGAATATGGCGACGCTCTACATCTATCCATGAGGTACACTAATGCCCCCCTACTATCGCTACTTAAACCAGCCGTCTACAGTTATGAGTTTAGTAGGGTAGCAGTTGTTGGTCCTCCATGTCAAACAACTGCTGCTAGAAACGTGAAGGTGAAGCGTGAAGCCGCCACGAAGCTTGGAGATAAGATAGCGCTGATAATAGGGGTCTTCTGTATGGGCGCCTTCCCATATCTTGGAATTGCTGAGTACATGAAGTCTAAGGGAATCGAGCTGTCTAAGATAACTAAGTTTGATATAAAGGAGGGCAAGTTTAAAGCTTACATTGGTGACGTGGAGGTTTTAAGCGAACCAGTTAATGAGGTTAAGAACTTAACGAATAAGCCTTGCGAGTTGTGCAGAGACTTAACTGGGCTCTACACTGACATATCTATTGGAACCTTAGGCTCACTACCTGGCTGGGTCTCAGTGATAGCTAGAACAAAAGTTGGGGTTGAAGTGCTCAATGGAGCTATTGAAGCTGGCTACTTAGAGGCTAAGGATATAGGCAAGGGCATCGAGATGATAATGACGGTAGCAAGGAGGAAGGCGCAAGCAGCTCCACTCCTCTAA
- a CDS encoding nitroreductase family protein — translation MSSLLELLRARRTIRVFEDRDVPLELVLKALEAATWAPSAHNSQPWRFIVIGRGEVRRRLVESMSKKFMEDLIKDGVPRDEAELIVSSSAERFMKAPLLVLFCLAKEDLERYPDERRSRAEWIMGVQSVAVAIENFLLALHALGLAGCWRCAPLFAQEEVERVLNLPEDYEPQAIVEVGYPAEKPSMPARKPLNQVLMLIDLGEWHAHDS, via the coding sequence TTGAGCAGCTTGCTTGAACTCCTAAGGGCTAGGAGGACTATTAGAGTTTTCGAGGATCGTGACGTGCCACTAGAGCTAGTACTTAAAGCTCTTGAAGCAGCCACTTGGGCTCCATCAGCTCACAATTCTCAACCATGGAGGTTCATAGTCATTGGTAGGGGTGAGGTGAGGAGGAGGCTCGTTGAGTCCATGTCTAAGAAGTTTATGGAGGACCTAATTAAGGATGGAGTTCCAAGAGATGAAGCTGAGCTCATAGTTTCAAGCTCAGCTGAGAGGTTCATGAAGGCACCATTGTTAGTGCTCTTCTGTCTAGCTAAGGAGGATCTTGAAAGGTATCCTGATGAGAGGAGGTCCAGGGCTGAGTGGATTATGGGGGTTCAAAGCGTAGCAGTAGCCATAGAGAACTTTCTACTAGCTCTACATGCACTTGGACTAGCTGGATGCTGGAGGTGTGCTCCACTATTCGCTCAAGAGGAGGTTGAGAGAGTGCTTAATCTACCTGAGGATTATGAGCCTCAAGCAATAGTGGAGGTTGGATATCCAGCTGAAAAACCTTCAATGCCTGCAAGAAAGCCTCTAAACCAAGTGTTGATGTTGATAGATTTAGGTGAATGGCATGCACACGACTCGTAG
- a CDS encoding class I SAM-dependent methyltransferase, translating to MFSELLGSWTPRLVIEWVKKLLPSKIKYLDVGCGDGELTRKVATILGALEVYGVDRDERALLRAGRRGITALKCELEAESLPFRGGVFDLITAFEVIEHLKNPLNMLKESLRTLRNGGLIVIETPNASGCASRFIADQLKLTALTGKSLNLEVDVMRAREARGFNPQSLRSTLIEVGFEPIKFYGVTHPPVGVHSFPVMVEELKGDDAPSIPHIVAIAKKPLKQ from the coding sequence GTGTTCTCCGAGCTCCTAGGCTCCTGGACCCCAAGACTCGTGATAGAATGGGTGAAGAAGCTTCTACCCTCTAAGATAAAGTATCTAGATGTTGGTTGTGGAGATGGTGAGTTGACGAGAAAGGTGGCAACAATCTTAGGGGCCTTAGAGGTGTATGGAGTCGATAGAGATGAGAGAGCATTATTGAGGGCGGGGAGGAGGGGCATAACGGCATTGAAGTGCGAGTTAGAAGCAGAATCGCTACCGTTCCGTGGAGGGGTGTTCGACTTAATAACGGCCTTCGAGGTGATAGAGCACCTTAAAAATCCGCTAAACATGCTTAAAGAGTCCCTTAGAACTCTGAGGAATGGTGGCCTCATAGTAATCGAGACGCCAAATGCTTCTGGTTGTGCAAGCCGCTTCATAGCTGATCAGCTTAAACTAACTGCCTTGACCGGCAAGTCTCTAAACCTTGAAGTTGATGTGATGAGGGCACGAGAGGCGAGGGGCTTCAATCCTCAAAGCTTAAGATCAACATTAATTGAGGTGGGCTTTGAACCAATAAAATTCTATGGTGTAACTCACCCACCTGTAGGAGTACACTCATTCCCAGTGATGGTTGAGGAGTTGAAGGGTGACGATGCTCCAAGCATACCACACATAGTAGCAATAGCTAAAAAACCTCTTAAGCAATAG
- a CDS encoding type II toxin-antitoxin system VapC family toxin, with product MIVIDASALAKYILREQGWRDVESRMVEGVHSLDLVVKEVANTIWRHSIKLKRIEGDVAKEVFNVLMMLIKEKVILLDSQDKYIEQAFDLSLSHDITIYDALYIAQAKHIEAKLLTSDRYQAEVAERVNVETLFIP from the coding sequence GTGATAGTCATTGATGCCTCTGCTCTCGCGAAGTACATCTTGAGGGAGCAGGGTTGGAGGGACGTGGAGTCCAGAATGGTTGAAGGAGTTCATTCTCTAGATCTCGTAGTGAAGGAGGTGGCGAACACCATATGGAGGCACAGCATTAAGCTCAAGAGGATTGAGGGGGATGTGGCTAAGGAGGTCTTTAACGTACTGATGATGCTTATTAAGGAGAAGGTAATACTCCTAGACTCGCAGGACAAGTACATTGAGCAAGCTTTTGACCTCTCCTTAAGCCACGATATAACGATTTACGATGCGCTTTACATAGCTCAAGCCAAGCACATTGAAGCTAAGCTCCTAACCTCAGATAGGTATCAAGCAGAGGTGGCTGAGAGAGTTAATGTGGAGACCCTCTTCATCCCCTAA
- a CDS encoding CopG family transcriptional regulator: MSDVLSIRIPRDLKKSLEELKDVDWRGEIISFLNSRIEYYRRLKALAEARKVIEKLPEAPRGTTFSYVREDRDSH; encoded by the coding sequence ATGAGCGATGTGCTGAGTATACGTATACCTAGAGACCTCAAAAAGTCGCTTGAGGAGCTTAAAGACGTTGATTGGAGGGGGGAGATAATATCGTTCTTGAACAGTAGAATTGAATACTACCGTAGATTGAAGGCATTGGCTGAAGCTCGTAAGGTGATAGAGAAGTTACCAGAAGCTCCTCGCGGCACGACCTTCAGCTACGTGAGGGAGGATCGTGATAGTCATTGA
- the pyk gene encoding pyruvate kinase yields MVKDVKTKIIASLGPSSSSFETILKLVEAGVSGFRINFAHGDHSFWSHVIDNLFKVEELLRRPLTLIGDLRGSSIRLGEINGVIQLKRGDKVKLILSDKGSADKHEVPLPVKVVYELLDVEDVILMDDGKVKLQVLDVTSNYKELMALTDAVIWSRKSLAVLNKDFELPALTDKDLADLKFALNRNVDYLGLSYVRTPADILSLRSILKRWGHEDVKVIAKIETKSAIENLDEIVEAADAVLVARGDLGMAMGLENVPRLQRLIVSKAIDMERPVIIATQLLESMMDSPVPTRAEVVDINAAVSEGVDALMLTGETAVGKYPIEAVKWLRRIIKVAEENLQVTRHREAKSLWASFTKGVISLAEDLKAKLIIYSVYGNTARLASLMRPTVDFYVGTPNIKVLRQINILWGVKGYLVKASSYDEGLEETFKLLRQLNEVKLGDLAILTYGLRGDEQVIRVKRVEG; encoded by the coding sequence ATGGTTAAAGATGTTAAGACGAAGATTATAGCCTCACTGGGGCCATCATCTAGCAGCTTTGAGACTATACTTAAGCTAGTTGAAGCTGGAGTTTCAGGATTTAGGATAAACTTTGCTCATGGAGACCACTCCTTCTGGTCACACGTTATAGACAACTTGTTTAAGGTTGAAGAGCTCTTGAGGAGACCTTTAACACTTATAGGAGATTTGCGTGGCTCATCGATTAGGCTTGGTGAGATTAATGGAGTGATTCAACTTAAGAGAGGTGATAAAGTAAAGTTGATTTTAAGTGATAAGGGGTCTGCAGATAAGCATGAAGTACCTCTACCAGTTAAGGTGGTTTACGAGCTCCTGGATGTTGAGGACGTCATACTAATGGATGACGGTAAGGTGAAGCTACAAGTCCTCGATGTGACTTCAAATTACAAGGAGTTAATGGCTTTAACCGATGCCGTCATATGGTCTAGGAAGTCTCTAGCCGTCTTAAACAAAGACTTCGAGCTCCCAGCATTAACCGACAAGGACTTAGCTGACTTAAAGTTCGCTTTGAATCGTAACGTAGACTACTTAGGCTTAAGCTACGTGAGGACTCCAGCAGACATTCTGTCCCTACGCAGCATACTGAAGAGGTGGGGGCACGAAGACGTCAAGGTAATAGCTAAGATAGAGACTAAGTCTGCTATTGAGAACCTTGATGAAATAGTGGAGGCAGCTGATGCCGTGCTCGTTGCTCGAGGAGACTTAGGTATGGCTATGGGGCTAGAGAATGTCCCACGACTTCAGAGACTCATAGTTAGCAAGGCTATAGATATGGAGAGGCCCGTGATAATTGCTACTCAACTTTTAGAGTCAATGATGGATAGTCCAGTACCAACGAGAGCTGAGGTCGTCGACATCAACGCTGCAGTATCTGAAGGTGTTGACGCCCTCATGTTAACTGGAGAGACAGCTGTAGGTAAGTATCCAATTGAGGCTGTAAAGTGGTTAAGGAGGATAATCAAGGTTGCTGAGGAAAACTTGCAGGTAACAAGGCATCGTGAAGCTAAGAGTCTATGGGCAAGCTTCACTAAGGGGGTCATATCACTAGCTGAGGACTTGAAAGCTAAGCTCATAATCTACAGCGTCTATGGCAATACAGCTAGACTAGCATCACTAATGAGGCCAACAGTAGACTTCTATGTTGGAACACCAAACATTAAGGTCTTAAGGCAGATAAACATACTATGGGGAGTTAAAGGCTACTTGGTTAAAGCGTCAAGCTATGATGAGGGTCTAGAAGAAACATTCAAGCTACTTAGACAATTAAATGAAGTTAAGCTTGGAGACCTAGCAATCTTAACTTACGGGCTTAGAGGAGACGAGCAAGTAATAAGAGTTAAGAGAGTTGAAGGGTGA